In the Halorubrum ruber genome, CCCATCCCGCCGGGGTTCGCCTTGGTCGCGTGGGCGCTGGCGCTCGGCCCGGTCCCCCAGCTCCAGCTCGCGCCGATCATGTTCGTCCCGCACGTCCTGCTCGACGCGTACGCGTTCAATCGGGCGGAGATGTTCGACCGGAACCCGACGACCAGCCGCGCCGCCGAGCGCACCGCCATCGACGACCTGCGGGACCCCATCGTCGCGCTCGGGCTGGACCACCGCGTCGTCCGGCTCAACCCCGCCGCCGAGGCGATCCTCGGCGTCGACGCCGAGACCGCCCGCGACCGCCCGCTCGCCAACTTCCTCGACCTGCCGGTCGGGCTCGACGAGAGAGAGACGGGGGCGTCGGACGGGGACGACTCCGGCGACCCCGCTGATCCCGGCTCCGACGAGAGCGTTTCCCGCGAGACGGTCGAAATCGACGCCGCCGACGGCGCCGGCCGCCGCACGTACGCGGTGTCCGTCTCCCGGCTGACCGACCCAAACGAGACGCACGTCGGCTATACCGTCGTCCTCTCCGACGTCACCGAGCGCGAGCGCCGCCGCCAGCAGTTGGAGGTGCTCAACCGAATCCTCCGCCACAACCTCCGAAATGACGCCGGGGTCGTCCACGGCTACGGTGAGATCCTCCGCGACCGCCTCGACGACCCGGAGCTGGTCCGGATGGCCGACGCCGTCGAGCGCCGCGCGGGTGCGTTGGCCGCGCTCGGCGAGAAGGCCGGCACCGTCGAGCGGCTGCTCGCCGAGACCGACCCCGAGCCGACGGACGTCCGCGAGCTCGTTGACTCGATCGTCTCGGACGCCCGCGAGCGCGACGACGCGGCGACGGTCGAGCTCGACGTCGAGGACGCGGCGGCGACCGACGGCGGCGGAGAGGTCGACTGGACCACGCGCGTCAGGCCGGACGCGCTCCGCGCGGTCGTCGAGAACACCGTGGAGAACGCCGTCGACCACCACGACGGCGAGGGCGTCGAGCGCGAGGACGGCGGGACGTGGGTGCGCGCGTCGCTCCGCCGGGAGGGCGCCCGGGGCGACGGCGGTGCGGCCGCCGACGGCGACGCCCGCTACGTCCTCACCGTCGAGGACGACGGCCCTGGCATCCCGGACCACGAGGTCGAGGCGGTCGAGTCCGGACGCGAGACCGCCCTCGAACACGGGTCGGGGCTCGGGCTGTGGGTCGTCGCGTGGGGCGCCGCCGCGGTCGGCGCCGACGTGGAGTACGCGGACCGG is a window encoding:
- a CDS encoding histidine kinase N-terminal 7TM domain-containing protein: MFDAVPAWPVVGSFAGGAGAVLLAWAIRERRGRPGVDWFLAVFAAQATWCFAYGTGLLVADPALRALLETATWLGVIWTGVAFLGFALEYTGRSDVVRGRLFATIVGFGLLSTLLLVTNSLHGAFWTDFGRDPVFGVETVSYALGPWAYLTVAAETVLVASAVFLLVDTLLSYGPLYRRESAAVALSPIPPGFALVAWALALGPVPQLQLAPIMFVPHVLLDAYAFNRAEMFDRNPTTSRAAERTAIDDLRDPIVALGLDHRVVRLNPAAEAILGVDAETARDRPLANFLDLPVGLDERETGASDGDDSGDPADPGSDESVSRETVEIDAADGAGRRTYAVSVSRLTDPNETHVGYTVVLSDVTERERRRQQLEVLNRILRHNLRNDAGVVHGYGEILRDRLDDPELVRMADAVERRAGALAALGEKAGTVERLLAETDPEPTDVRELVDSIVSDARERDDAATVELDVEDAAATDGGGEVDWTTRVRPDALRAVVENTVENAVDHHDGEGVEREDGGTWVRASLRREGARGDGGAAADGDARYVLTVEDDGPGIPDHEVEAVESGRETALEHGSGLGLWVVAWGAAAVGADVEYADRGPRGTRVTVSVPVVAAE